The segment CCTCTATTCGGGTCCCCCAGGGGGGGCACACAGCACTCTCAAATATCATACCCGGGCGATGCTCTATCCTATCCGGACCTATTGTTCGGATCATTGACTGTAACGAGCAAGCCTTACTGAGTCATCCCCGACAGCCTACCACACCCCACGTTTCGCCGCCTGTAGAGCGAAAGGACAAGAGCGATGGCAAGTCACCTCCCAtgatctctgacagccgcctgtagggtgatgatgaccctgccaccaccttgaggacatcatgacaagccaaaaagtcttcccaccattaaagaggggaGCAGAGCTTCTGACATTATATAAAAGGGTCTTCACacaaagaagaaggtaagcGAGAGATCCCCTGAAAAGGGCAATAGCTTGATCTTTTGAGTCATGACTAACAAAACCATCCGAGGGTGTGTCCAGacatcctgtccggacatcttttgcaggatCGACTGAGCCAGAACTCCTTCTTGGTTGATAGCATGCGTCCACTAGGCAGCAGTAGGGATCCCTAAGACACGAGGTATCAACATTGGTGTCGTCTGTGGGAAGCCTCTGATTCAGTCAACGGCAAAGATGTCCACACCTTCCAAAAGCCGCTCGTCGGCTAGGGGAGATTAAGATTATTTCGAATGACGCGAAGCCATCGAAAGGAAACAGTTGGAGAGCGAGTGACAAATGCAGGCTCTCCTCCAGGAAACAGCGAGACTGAGAGAAGAAAACGTTGTGTTACGCATCCAGGCTTCATCGACGAGACCTTCTCGTGGCCCACGCTCAAGAGGCCAAGGAGCAAACTCAAGGCCTGACCCAGAGTCAATATACCCTGGGACTACGGGGGTCATCCCCGAAACGGGCAATGTTAGACCACAAGAACGACACATGCCCATGCACCAAGCCCCCCAGGAGGAAAGCTCAGACTCGACTCGTCTCTCATCAAAGAGACAACGTGACAAAAAACCCCAGTTGTCGGACACAATGCACGCGAGGCTAGGCCCACAGGGACCTGGGAAGACAAGGCCGCCAGTAGCCACAACCTGGGGAACGCACCTTGACCCCCTGGTCGCACCCATGGTGCAGAACGTCCTCCCGCACCAAGCGGTACGACAAGCTGGGAGAAACCCCCCGAACGAGCCACCCACTGGCTCCATCAGTAAAAAGGCTAgacgacatgctctccacgcctttttGCTCGCATATTATACATTACGACCCCCCAAGGGGATTTCTCGTGCCTAAATTTTCCACGTACGATGAGTCCAGCGACCCcttcgaccatatcatgcattatcgacAGCTCATGACTCTCGATATAGGAAACGACGCGTTACTATGCAAAGTATTCCCCGCCAGCCTACAAGGGCAGGCTCTCTCATGGTTTCACTGCCTACCCCCTAACTCTGTTGATAATTTCAGGGACCTGTCGGAAGCTTTTGTGGAACAATACTTATGCTCCGCTCGGCATAAACAGAACATCAGCAttctgcaaaacataaaaatgcaggAGAATGAGTTTTAAGAGAGTTCGTGAAGCGGTTTGGTCAGGTCGTATTACAAGTAGAGGCTTATAGCATGGATGTTGTCCTTCAGATTTTCAAACGAAGCATTTGTCCCGGTACCCCATTCTTCGAGTCGCTCACTAAGAAGCCTCCTACGACGATGGACGACTTGTTCCGGCACGCGAGCAAGTACTCAATATTGGAGGACGACGTGCGCGCAGCCACCCAGCAAATCTTGGTCGCCGGCCAAACATCCAAAGGTGGTGCAGAAAGAAGTTCCAAACTTTCGGACCGGCCAAGGTCGTCCTGTCGAAGGCAGGAAGAACAAAGCCGCCCAGAACGGTCGTCCCTCACACCCCTTTCCATATCCTATGAGAAGCTCCTCCCTATGATCCAAGACCTGTCCGACTTCAGGTGGCCCGGACCCCTCAGAGCAGACCCAGCCCAAAGGGATCATAGCAAGAAGTGTGCCTACCATAAGGAGCACGGTCACACTACGGAGACATGCAGGAGCCTCTATTATTTGGTGGAAAGGCTCATAAAGGCGGGACATTTGAAGCAATACCTCCGCTCATACGCCAGAGTTAGAGACACTTCCTGAAATCACAACTCAGGGACCCCCAGGATCCCAGCCGCCCCCAAATCCATTATAAACTATATCCACGGAGGACCACTGGATGAGGAGTACGACTCCAAACGAAAGAGATAGAGGCTGTTGCGAGCAGCATCGGTACGTGAGGGCGTCAACTCCATACGGCCTAGGATAGCTGGTGGGGACCCCCGGCCTATAGATGGGACAATCATTTTCCCCCCAGTAAACCCCACACGGATATTGCAACCTCACCGCGACGCCCTCATCCTATCCCTGGGGATGGGAGACTTCGACGTGAGACGCATCCTAATTGACCCGGGCAGCTCGGCCGATCTTTTACAAGCGTCGGTAATTAGCCACATGGGACGCGATCCATCCGACCTCGAAAACCCTATGCGAATCCTGTCCGGATTCAACGGAGCGGCGACTACCTCCTTGGGAGATATTGTGCTACCGGTCCAAGCAGGCCCTGTCACTCTCAACGTACAATTTTCTGTGGTACAAAATTTATCACCCTTTAATGCTATCTTGGGGCGCACATGGCTGCACTACATAAAAGTCATCCCCTCTACATACCATCAAATGGTAAGCTTTCTCACTGAAGACGGGCAAATCGACCTATACGGCAGCCAGTTAGCCGCTCGCCAATGCTATTAGATAGCGCGAGAAGTAGGGACCAGCCAGGAGGATAAACCCCTTCCTGAGCCCACCCACACACTTGACCAATAGCAATTACTGAGTCCGGCGGACAAAGATCCCACGGCAGCGGATCCCTTGCGGACGATCCAGATTTCGGAAGAAAGTACTCACCTTACACATATCAGTTCCCTCTTGACACCGGAAGAGGCCAAAAGCATCCAAGATGCCCTCCAACAAAGCCATGACGTCTTTGCATGGGTGCAttctgatatgaagggaattcaccCTTCCATCGTCTCTCATAGGCTTAACGTCTTGCCAACAGCAAGACCCGTCCGACAGAGGATCAGACGTTTCCACCTAGACAGGCAAAAGATTATCAGGGATGAGATTGACAAATTGTTAGAAGCCAGATTCATTAGAGAGGTGGAATATCCGGACTGATTGGCAAATGTGGTAGTGGTCCCCAAAAAGGAAGGCAAGTAGCGGGTGTGCGTCGAttacaccaacctcaataatGCATGCCCAAAAGATAGTTTCCCTCTGCCACGAATAGACCAAATTGTAGACTCCACCGCCAGACAAGGAATGCTCTCCTTCTTGGATGCCTTCTccggataccaccaaatccccatggcccCAGCCGACGAAGAAAAGACAGCCTTTATAACACCGCATGGGCTTTATTGctacaaagtcatgccatttggaTTCAAAAACGCTGGCGCCACCTATTAGAGACTGGTGACGAAAATCTTCAAACCTCTAGTTGGCCGCACAGTGGAAGTATACATCGATGATATCGTGATTAAAAGCAAAACTCGAGGGGAACATGCCCTCCACTTGCAAGAAGTCTTCCACCTCTTAAGGAAGTATGGCATGAAGTTGAATCCGTCCAAATGCGCTTTTGGCATAAGTGCTGGCAAATTCCTAGGATTTATGGTCAGCCAAAGGGGGATAGAGGTTAGCCCGGATCAAGTTAAGGCAGTCATGGAAACACCACCCCCCAGGAGCAAAAAGGAATTACAGCGCCTCACAGGCAAGCTCGTCGCGTTAGGACGCTTTATAGCCCGCTTCACTGATGAATTGCGACCCTTCTTCCTAGCAATATGAAAAGCCTGCCCGAACGGGTGCATGGACGGCTGCCATAACACTTtcgaaaaaatcaaacattaccTCATGCAACCACCCATTCTAACCAGCCCCCTCCttggagaaaaattgtatatgtaccTGGCTGTATCAGAGTGGGCAATTAGCGTTGTTCTATTCCGCTGCCCCTCGCACAAGGAGCAGAAACCTATTTACTACGTTAGTAGAGCGTTGGCGGACGTAGAAACAAGGTACTCAAAGATGGAGCTAACGGTTTTGGCCTTTCGAAGTGCCGCCCAGAAGCTCCGCCCTTACTTCCAAGCCCACCCGGTGGTCGTGCTGACCGACCAACCCCTTTTCAACATCCTGCACAAGCTGGACCTGACTggaagaatgcttcaatgggccatagagtTGAGCGAGTATGGAATTGAATTCCAACCCAGGTTGTCCATGAAAGGGCAAGTAATGGCTGATTTTGTGCTGGAATCCTCCCAAAGACCTGCCCAACACAAGGAACCACGCGGGGAAGAGTGGTGGACTTTGTAGGTTGATGGAGCCTCCCAGTCATCAGGATCCGGAGTAGGGCCCCTACTGCAATCCCCAACAGGAGAACAACTGGAGCAAGCTATCCGACTGGGATTCCCCGCGTCTAACAATGAAGCAGAGTATGAGGTCATCCTATCCAGGTTGGACCTCGCCCTGGCCCTGTCTGCCTCTAGGCTTCGAGTCTATAGTGATTCCCAACTCGTGGTAAGGCATGTCCAGGAAGAATACGAAGCTAAGGATGAGCGCATGGCGCGATATCTGACTAAAGTAAAAGACATCCTACAACGATTCGCCGAGTGGACGATCGAAAAAATTAAACGAACTGAAAATGGACGTGCCGACGCCCTGGCAAGCATAGCCGCTTCCCTCCCCATCAAAGAAGCCATATTATTGCCCATACATGTGCAAACCAACCCCTCTGTCGTAGAAACCTCCACTTGCAATACCATTGAGGCAAACCAAGCAGACGGCCAAGACTGGACGGAAACCATAATAAGGTATCTCCAGGCAGGCACTTTGCCCGAAGAGCCCAAGCAGGCACATAAGACCCAGGTACAAGCCGCCCGTTTCATCCTGATCGGGGGGCACCTGTACAATCGGTCCTTTATAGGCCCCTACCTCAGGTGCCTAGACCACTCAGAAGCCTTGTATGTGTTGGCTGAGTTACATGAGGGGGTGTGTGGAAATCATTCCGGAGGTCGATCTCTAGCGCACCGGGCTCACTCGCAAGGATATTATTGGCCCACGATGAGAAAAGATGCGGTCGCTTATGTCAAAAGGTGTGACAAATGCCAAAGGCATGCCCCCATACCGCATGCGCTGTCGGAGACATTAAAACCAATTTCTGGCCCCTGGCCCTTCGCGCagtggggcatggacatagtaggacccCTACCAGCCGCAGCCGCTTAGAAGAAATTTCTACTTGTCGCCACGGATTACTTCAGTAAATGGGTGGAAGCTAAAGCATACGCTAGCATCAAGGACAAAGATGTCACCAAGTTCGTATGGAAGAACATCATCTACCGCTTTGGAATCCCTCAAACCATTATAGCTGACAACGACCCACAGTTTGATAGCATCACTTTCCGGAATTTTTGTTCGGAACTGAACATCCAGAATTTATACTCCACACCGCGTTATCCTCAAAGCAATGGAAAAGCAGAGGCCACAAACAAAACCCTAATAACTGCCTTAAAGAAGAGGCGCGAGCAAGCCAAAGGGAAGTGGGTAGAGAAGCTACCCGGCGTCCTgtgggcttatcgaaccacacccggacgACCAACAGGAAATACTCCCTTCGCCCTCACATATGGTATGGACGCAGTCATTCCTATAGAAATAGGGCTACCCACTATTCGGACCGAGGCAAGACGACAGGATGATGCAAATGCGGAACTAGGAATAAATTTGGACTGGGCGGACGAAGTAAGAGAGAGCGCATCCATCCGGATGGCCGACTATCAACAAAGGGCAGCCGCTCACTATAACCGCAAGGCAAGACCCAAGAGCTTCAAAAGTGGAATGCTGGTCCTTATGAAGGTTTTCGAAAACACTGCTGAGACAGGAGCAGGAAAGTTCCAAGCCAATTGGGAAGGCCCCTACATAGTATCCAAGACGAGTGAAAGCGGAGCCTATCATCTACAGAAGCTAGACGGAACCCCGTTGCTTCGTCCATGGAATGTATCCAATCTTAAGCAGTATTATCAATGAAAGGAAATGAAGAGTAAGCAAAAAAGACAGAGAAAATGTAATGTATTTGTAAAATAAGGAACAAAGTGTCTTTACAAACATAGCTGCCCCATACGCagcaaaacaaaggaaaaattgTAAAGTCTGCACAAAAAGAAATCTCAGCTGGACGGACCCCCAAGTGTCGAATCCTCCTCATCAGAAGGGAAAGAAGGAGTATCATGCATAATTCCATGCTTCTTCATACAGCAGCGGTAGCCGAAGAAGTACATCTCGTCTGCCTGCTACTGGTATTCTTTTTCCACCTCCTTCTTCTGAGCGGCGAACTGAGCCTCCATCTCCTCCTTTTGAGCCACCAGACCCGCCCGCAAATCCTCAGACTCCTTCTTCTGGGCGGCGAGGCTAGCCTAGAGTTCTTCCGTATCTCTTTTCAATTGGAGGTTCTCCCGCCCAACTTCACTAACTTGGCCCTCCAAggcttccttttctttcttcaaaataTCCGTCTCAGCCCGGATAACCTCCTGCTCCCCCTCGACCCAGCACAGTTGCTCCGACCCATCCGCCACAACTTTTTGGGCAGTGGCCAGCTCGGCCTCAACCTTCTTCAACTGGGTGCGCAGCTCCTCGACGCCACCCGGATGCTGGGAGATAAAGGCATGCATGGCCTCCACCACCTGCAGTCGCTTGAAAAGATGTTCGCATGTGCGCATCATGTGGCGGATGCTGGCTATGACCTGGGCAAAGCGACAGCAAAACAACAGACAATGTTCAATAGAAAAATGGTAACTGCTAAAAAAACGAGAGAAAAACAGCAAAAAAAGTATTTACCATTTCTGCAGTTTCTAGGATCGTCCATTCCTGCAGGGGCTGAGAGCAGGGCACAACGGACTCAGAAGTACCAAAAGGGAACCGCGCCTCTACGTTTGTGAAGCATGGCACCCCCTTCAGCATCTTCATCAGTTTCTCCCAGCTTGGAGGAACTGCTGCAGCACGATTGCTCTTCTTGCCGAGAACCCCCTCTGACATAGGGGTGTCCACCACAGCAGGGGAGCCAAGCCCCGGAGCGTCGACCTGAACCATGGCCGCCGCGCTAGGCCTTACGGCATCCGGCGGAGCTGCTAAACTTGCGCTGGGACCACCCTCGTTCGGACGGGCCGCAACTGATGCCCGAACCTTTGGCGTCGGGTCCTTCCCACCCTGATCTGGACAGACTTTCTTAGCTAGGGAAGGCCCAAGGTCGATGGGGACATGCAGCCGTTTGCCATGTCTTTGCATAAGCCTCGCCCTAAGGTCACTTATGCTTCTCATCTCCTCTGGCTCGTCCGCAACTTGCAAGCCAGCAGACTCTGAGTCAGGCTGGGGAGAGCTAGACCCCTGGTGGAAGACTACAAGCTGAAGGGAGTTAGAGGTAGCCTCAGGTTCCCCAACCTCCTCAGACTCTGGAATGGTGTGGTCCGGTCGGCTCGGCCCGGACCTACAAGACGAAGACGAAGCCTCAAGAGTGGGGGCCGCAATCCGGAGCACCTGCGCAAGTGTCTTCTTcgttttcttcctcttcttcttttcctttttggccGGGGGACGAGCCGCTGGAGGAGAGTCGCGCCCCTTCTCAATAGGTGCTTTCCTTAATGTCCCCTCCTGCCTCTTCTCCTCTCGCTGGTCAAGGCGCGCCTTTACGTCAGCCTTGCGAGCCCTCGTAAAAGGGCAAGTCTTTCAACACAAAATGCTCCCTAGGCATTACCCGTTTTGGCAACCGCCTAGGGAGAATGTTGGTGACGTACAGCTGAGCCTCCCGGACAACCGCTAACAAGTTTCGGGCAGTAAGCAGCGTTTGATGATGCCTCTCAATTGCAGTGATCTTGAATAACTTGTTCAAGCGGTCGAAAGACGCCTTTTCCACCCACTCGACCAGCCGACCCCTCTTGGTCGTACCTACGTTGTCAACAACCAAAGACGTTAGCCATCTGATAACACTAAAATAAGAGAACAACAGGCAAACGCCGGACAAACCCCACAAGTTGCCCTACCCGGGAGCACCAACGAACGATTTGGGGAAAACGCTCTCTCCGGATGCTCCGACAGTCTAGCCCAGACACCCCTAACTAATACATGCCCCTTGGCTCCCCCCTTCGTTGAATCTGGAAGATGAGTCACCAATTGGAGGGACGGCATATAGGCAGTCAGGCTGAAGAGGCCAGTCTTCCCCTTCTTAATAGAATAGATGAAAAGGACCTCCAGCAGCGAAAGGTCCAAGTTAAACAACATGCTCAGAATGCTGCACCCCATCAGCATCAGGACTATGTTGGGATGGATGTAGGTCGGAGGGATCTGGGTGAAGTGAAGAAACTCTTTGAAAAAGGACGGGAGAGGGAACCGAAGCCCCGCATTGAATTGCTTCTTGGTGATGTAGATAGCGTTGTCCGCGGATTTCTCGGTGGATACGGCCTCTCCGTCCACAAGCTGAACGGACACGCCATTCGGAATGAAAAAGCGTTCACAGAACTGCCTCACGTTCAACTTGTCAACGGACTTTCCCGCATATACCACCCCGGACGCATCCTTGCCACTCTACTCGGCCGCACTAGACGAAGCAACGTCCTTTTTCGCAGGCATTTTAAAGCATGGGGGCGAAAACGGAACCTGCATGGCAGGATGCCAATAGTAAAAAACAAGGACCCGACCTCACAGCCATAATAGCAAAAATGCCCAGAAAACCTAAAATACCCAACATCCTCATCCTAATCCTTGGCTCTACCCCAAAGCAGGATCGGTCACCAGCAAAAGGTGCAGGGAGGCAACAGGAACCCTAACCCACCCAAAACGAAAACAAAACCCCCGAAAAACCCCTAAACACCAGTATTGACCCCCAGTCACAAGTAGCTTACCCAACAAGctagaaacaataaaaaaacaaacacaacggGGAGAAGGTAGGAATGGAGAACGTACCTAGTGCAAACTggcaaaatgaaaatgaagccCGCGATGCAGTCACCCTCACGACACGAATGTCACTAGCAGAAGCCCTAGAACTTCACTTACAGGCGAAGATACAC is part of the Vitis riparia cultivar Riparia Gloire de Montpellier isolate 1030 chromosome 17, EGFV_Vit.rip_1.0, whole genome shotgun sequence genome and harbors:
- the LOC117904737 gene encoding uncharacterized protein LOC117904737, producing MYLAVSEWAISVVLFRCPSHKEQKPIYYVSRALADVETRYSKMELTVLAFRSAAQKLRPYFQAHPVVVLTDQPLFNILHKLDLTGRMLQWAIELSEYGIEFQPRLSMKGQVDGASQSSGSGVGPLLQSPTGEQLEQAIRLGFPASNNEAEYEVILSRLDLALALSASRLRVYSDSQLVVRHVQEEYEAKDERMARYLTKVKDILQRFAEWTIEKIKRTENGRADALASIAASLPIKEAILLPIHVQTNPSVVETSTCNTIEANQADGQDWTETIIRYLQAGTLPEEPKQAHKTQVQAARFILIGGHLYNRSFIGPYLRCLDHSEALYVLAELHEGVCGNHSGGRSLAHRAHSQGYYWPTMRKDAVAYVKSKWVEAKAYASIKDKDVTKFVWKNIIYRFGIPQTIIADNDPQFDSITFRNFCSELNIQNLYSTPRYPQSNGKAEATNKTLITALKKRREQAKGKWVEKLPGVLWAYRTTPGRPTGNTPFALTYGMDAVIPIEIGLPTIRTEARRQDDANAELGINLDWADEVRESASIRMADYQQRAAAHYNRKARPKSFKSGMLVLMKVFENTAETGAGKFQANWEGPYIVSKTSESGAYHLQKLDGTPLLRPWNVSNLKQYYQ